From the Salinimicrobium tongyeongense genome, one window contains:
- a CDS encoding NADP-dependent malic enzyme — protein MRNERKRREALVYHAKPHPGKIQVVPTKKYSTQRDLSLAYSPGVAEPCLEIHKNKENVYKYTTKGNLVAVISNGTAVLGLGDIGPEASKPVMEGKGLLFKIFADIDVFDIEVDTKDVDAFVDTVKNIAPTFGGINLEDIAAPEAFEIESRLKAELDIPVMHDDQHGTAIISSAALLNALDLANKKIGKVKVVISGAGSAAIACANLYVALGVKIENIVMFDVNGALHKDREDLSELQKRFVVKKRYENLSAAMDGADVFLGLSVGNIVKPEMLKKMAKRPIVFAMANPEPEIDYDLAVATRKDIIMATGRSDHPNQVNNVLGFPFIFRGALDVRATKINEEMKMAAVKALAALAKEPVPEQVNIAYGETKLLFGKDYIIPKPFDPRLITQVPPAVAKAAMETGVAKNPILDWERYEHELLERMGNDNKITRLLMNRAKMSPKTVVFAEADHLDVLKAAQIAHDEGIAKPILLGRRDVIEELMREIDFHADDVDIIDSKSDDENDRRTKYAEVYWQTRKRKGVTRYDAQLLMRQRNYFAAMMVNAGDADALISGYSRAYPTVLKPMLELIGKAAGVSKVAATNLMNTSRGPLFISDTSVNVDPSAKELAKIAQMTARTVKLFGMEPVIAMISYGNFGSSKNEKAEKVKDAVDYLHRFYPDLIVDGEMQTDFALNSELLQKKFPFSKLAGRKVNTLIFPNLDSGNSTYKLLKELNKTESVGPILMGMNKPVHVLQLGASVEEIVNMTAVAVVDAQEKERRAKR, from the coding sequence ATGAGGAACGAACGCAAAAGACGTGAAGCGCTGGTATATCACGCAAAGCCGCACCCGGGTAAAATACAGGTGGTGCCAACAAAAAAATATTCTACTCAACGCGATCTTTCACTGGCTTATTCACCCGGGGTGGCCGAGCCCTGCCTGGAAATCCATAAAAATAAAGAAAACGTTTACAAGTATACGACCAAGGGCAACCTGGTGGCGGTGATCTCTAATGGTACAGCCGTGCTCGGGCTTGGCGATATTGGGCCCGAAGCCTCCAAACCGGTGATGGAGGGCAAGGGTCTGCTCTTTAAAATCTTTGCCGATATCGATGTGTTTGACATTGAAGTAGATACCAAAGATGTGGATGCCTTTGTGGATACTGTTAAAAATATAGCTCCCACTTTTGGAGGGATAAACCTGGAAGATATTGCTGCGCCCGAAGCTTTCGAGATTGAAAGCAGGTTGAAGGCCGAGCTTGATATTCCGGTGATGCACGACGATCAACACGGTACAGCAATTATTTCTTCGGCGGCTCTGCTCAATGCGCTAGATCTTGCCAATAAGAAGATAGGCAAGGTAAAAGTTGTGATCTCGGGAGCCGGGTCGGCAGCCATTGCCTGTGCCAACCTCTATGTTGCCCTGGGCGTGAAAATTGAGAACATCGTGATGTTTGATGTGAACGGAGCGTTGCACAAAGACCGCGAAGACCTTTCTGAACTTCAGAAGAGGTTTGTGGTAAAGAAAAGATACGAAAATTTATCGGCGGCCATGGATGGAGCCGATGTTTTCCTGGGGCTTTCGGTGGGGAATATCGTAAAACCCGAAATGCTGAAGAAAATGGCAAAACGCCCTATCGTTTTTGCCATGGCAAACCCCGAACCCGAAATAGATTATGACCTGGCCGTGGCTACCCGCAAAGATATCATTATGGCCACGGGCCGCAGCGATCATCCCAACCAGGTGAACAACGTACTGGGATTTCCGTTTATTTTCCGCGGAGCTCTCGATGTGCGCGCCACCAAGATCAATGAAGAGATGAAGATGGCTGCGGTAAAGGCACTTGCGGCTTTGGCAAAAGAGCCGGTGCCAGAGCAGGTGAATATCGCCTATGGCGAAACCAAGCTGCTGTTTGGGAAAGATTATATCATTCCCAAACCTTTCGATCCCCGATTGATTACCCAGGTGCCGCCGGCAGTGGCAAAAGCCGCGATGGAAACAGGGGTCGCCAAAAATCCTATTCTCGATTGGGAACGCTATGAGCATGAACTGCTCGAGCGAATGGGCAATGACAATAAGATCACGCGCCTGCTTATGAACCGGGCCAAAATGAGCCCGAAGACCGTGGTTTTTGCTGAAGCCGATCACCTCGATGTGCTTAAGGCAGCTCAAATTGCGCATGATGAAGGTATAGCAAAACCAATCCTGCTGGGCCGCCGCGATGTGATTGAAGAACTGATGCGGGAAATCGATTTTCATGCCGATGATGTGGATATTATCGACTCCAAAAGCGATGACGAGAATGACCGCCGTACCAAATACGCCGAAGTTTACTGGCAAACCCGGAAGCGCAAGGGGGTTACCCGTTATGATGCGCAGCTTCTCATGAGGCAGCGCAATTATTTTGCTGCAATGATGGTGAACGCCGGCGATGCCGATGCTTTGATCTCGGGCTACTCCAGGGCTTATCCCACTGTGCTCAAGCCTATGCTTGAGCTCATAGGCAAGGCCGCAGGGGTTTCAAAAGTAGCCGCCACCAATTTGATGAACACTTCCCGCGGGCCCTTGTTTATTAGCGATACTTCTGTAAATGTGGATCCCAGCGCAAAAGAGCTGGCTAAAATAGCACAAATGACCGCCCGTACCGTGAAGCTCTTCGGAATGGAACCGGTCATTGCCATGATCTCCTACGGAAACTTTGGTTCTTCAAAGAATGAAAAGGCCGAAAAAGTGAAAGACGCCGTAGATTATTTGCACCGTTTTTACCCCGACCTTATTGTAGATGGGGAAATGCAAACCGATTTTGCCTTGAACAGCGAACTGTTACAGAAAAAATTTCCTTTTTCAAAACTGGCGGGGCGTAAGGTGAATACCCTTATTTTCCCCAACCTCGATTCGGGTAACAGCACCTATAAGTTGTTAAAAGAGCTCAACAAAACAGAATCTGTGGGGCCAATCCTTATGGGGATGAACAAGCCGGTGCACGTGCTGCAATTGGGTGCGAGCGTTGAAGAAATTGTGAACATGACTGCCGTAGCAGTGGTTGATGCACAGGAGAAGGAGCGCAGGGCAAAGCGATAA